A portion of the Cryptomeria japonica chromosome 5, Sugi_1.0, whole genome shotgun sequence genome contains these proteins:
- the LOC131875993 gene encoding anther-specific proline-rich protein APG-like, which translates to MPHLRRPAPDATSASRQPLATPAPAPSPQRPPPPPPPASGPRRVLQRRCPPAGSPPAACPRLPAALPTLHRCPPPRSGSATSTPKSLLVPLIRNCRFLSALPDRCPPHRPEEPAPATWQAATGPRENRTDSQLFPYATSTVQMPRHSPNQLAQSAIPYSMEHTVSLPRNLSVRYGRPVSRVKFWRRS; encoded by the coding sequence ATGCCGCACCTGCGCCGCCCAGCACCCGACGCCACCTCCGCTTCCCGGCAGCCTCTGGCAACTCCAGCTCCAGCTCCGAGCCCGCAGCGTCCACCGCCACCACCGCCTCCCGCGAGCGGCCCCCGCCGCGTCCTCCAACGCCGCTGTCCGCCCGCAGGTTCTCCACCTGCTGCTTGTCCGCGCCTCCCCGCAGCTCTGCCCACGCTGCACCGGTGCCCTCCGCCCCGCTCCGGCTCTGCTACCTCCACTCCCAAGTCTCTATTGGTGCCGCTCATCCGCAACTGTCGGTTCCTCTCGGCTCTTCCGGACCGCTGCCCGCCACACAGACCGGAGGAacccgcgcccgccacgtggcaggcggccactggcccgcgggaaAACCGTACAGACAGTCAGCTATTTCCGTATGCCACGTCAACCGTACAGATGCCACGTCACTCGCCGAATCAGCTCGCACAGTCAGCAATTCCGTACAGTATGGAACATACAGTCAGCTTGCCACGTAATCTGTCAGTACGGTACGGACGTCCAGTCAGCAGggtgaagttttggcgacggtcataa